The genomic interval GCCACGATTAATCATACAGCACGTTTAGATTATTGTTTTAGGCCAATTGCATGTCACAAACCATACACAGCAAGCAAGATACAAACAATCTGATAATGCTCTGAGGTGTTTTACATCTAAACTACTTCAGAATATCCTGTCTAACTGCTGATTCCTCATGTACTCACTCTCATCGTTGAGCAAAGCATGCTCCATTACTTGTTTAGCAGAATTCTCTGGAACACACAAGCACACTGATCAGTCGGGCAAAAGCTTGCAAATGCTTTAAAGAGGAGTTATAAATACAATCCGTAATTGTTGCAACTGGCAGGCCACaacagtgttgttttagtattgtttatatgctataatagtatttattaatattttaaatgagcttttatttgaatatttttagttttcattttaattgtagtttaagtttcagtaattttgttttgtgcttttgtcaaaaatatttatgacaatatttagatttaatttatttttcagttttagtaattttagtacttcaacaaagttttatttgaacttttatccaacaaaattttatttcagttacttgCCAAGGAATTTCTAATTTTcgtttaaattttcatttatataatatttatatttacattttatttgaataaacaaaaacaatttttaatagttttagttaccaataacaacttttaatgaCAGGCAAATtatctaataaaatataattaaacaatgggtctcattcactaaccGTGCATAAGCACGGATTTTGTACGTGAAATCTGCATATGAACGTTTACAAGAACACATCATGATTCATCAataacttttgttttaaattttaatctaaattttaaaaaaattagggaacaactgaaaccacacatATGTATAAAAGCACCCAGAGTATGTGATTTTTGCGCATTTCatcttaaatacattttatcatttatatatataaaatatatatttaaatttagaaTTTAGAGTTGTACTGTTGATATTTACAGTATTGTTAATGACATTCTAAAACATAAATGTATGAGGAAATCATAGTTATTTAAATTCAGAGTGAATAAATCACTTGTAATTGTCACATGAGCTGTCACAATAATATCTTGTATTCAGTTTAACATATATAAAGACTTGATCGTCATTGGTCAGTTGCTGTTTGTCTAATAACAAGCGCAACTTGAAATTATGATATTTCTGAGAGTACATGAAGGCTGTACTATAccatgtaatataatataaccagtatgtatgtatatatacacactagtATATATGCTTGGTGCTTATACGAGTTGAAATACAAAGTTTTGCTCTTAGCAAAATTTCAAGTATTAATGTGGCACCGTTTCATCAACTACGGATTGTCTGTAAGCATGGACAGAAGTCTCTTGCATGAGTAACTTATAGGAATAACATGGGGAAGCATTCAACAAAGCACTAAGAACATGCATGTTTTAGAATTGGATGCTTAGTTTGCACAATTCACACAGATCTAGAAAAAGCACACTGAATCTCACCATATCCATCACTCTCCCTTTTGAAATTTCTGGaaagacagaacaaacaaacatcaatATAAAACACTTTTCTTAATCCTTGACAACAGGAAAAGAATAATGAATTCTGAACTACTACACAACTAAACACACCTGTGTTCAGTAGGTACTCTATCCGGCTGGTCCCTGTGGACGAGACTTGATGGGGTCTTGGGCCTCATCTGTAGGGGCGCCTCAACCAGACAGCGTGGTTCCACCACCCAGCGGGTGGAGAGAGAAAACCGCTCAAACTCAGACGGGGAGATCAGGTAGAAACCTAAAAGACGACCAGACAGACAGTTTCAGAGTAGATTCATGCTTTTACATAAGTGAGTAAATGGACTGTGTGTGTAAAAGTGAGCATTTCCTACCTTGGCCATATTTGGTGAAAACACAAGATGCGATTCCACTGACGTCTTCTCTTCGTATGCAAGGATAGTGGACCAGCATTTTGATAGAGGGCAGGGAGATGACATGTAGCTCACCCTGATTGGTCAGCACCACCAGGCTGCTCTCCAACTGCTCATCGGTCCGAGAGCCAAACCAAGCCACGCCCACTCGGCGCACACGAGAGCCGTCGACCGCTGTCAGCTTCAGCTTTGACTTACTGCTCACTTTAGGCAGGGTAAACAGCTGTGCACACACAAATATGGTAAGACACACAATCTATGTTGGCAATTGgggaaaaatatgttttgtagtGCAAATTCTCACCTTAAATTGCTCCTCTGACACAACCAATAGATGATGCGAACCGTGCATTTCAGGACTGCGTGCCAGATCATGGGCCACCTCCAGGGGCTCGGGCAGAGGGGAGCCCTTGCCATCCAAGACCACCAAACCAACCACTGGAGCACGATGCATCAACTGAATCTCTTTAGCTGGGGATGGAGAAGCACTTTTTATAGAAGATCTGTTTATGCAAGCAGGGTTTTGtgcacactactgttcaaaggtttggggtcagtaagattttataatttatgctcaaagtctgcatttatttgatcaaaaacacagtaaaaacagtaatattaagaaatattgttaaaattagtacaattattattattattactacaatacaattatataaaataacagttttctattttaatatatactttaaaatgtactttattcctGGGATGCAAAACTGaactttcagcagccattagccttcagtgtcacatgatcctttagaaatcattctaatatgctgatttggtgctcaataaacattcTGTATTATTATCAATCTTGAAAATAGTTATGtggcttaatttttttttgtggaaacaggatttttcaggattcaggaagaacaaaatttttttaaatagatttttttggaacattgtaaatgtcttttactgtcgcttttggtcaatttaacaAGTTTTTGCTAGGGATGTCCCGATCAGGTTTTTTGTGTACCCAATCCGATCCAAGTCATTGAATACTGAGTTTCTGCCGATACCTAGTCCCAATCCGACACTTGTATTTTTCTAGAGCTTGGTGCACACTTCAAGTacattaaagttattaaaataaatccAATGTATACAAGGACGTACAAAGAGTTTCTCAGGggctcaaatgtaaaaaaaaaaaaaaaaaaaaaggcatctaATCACTACAGagtaattttaatataacaataactaCAGCAATTATGTTTATAGGCATAAAGACATGGGTagatgtaaacatctgttataaTGGTGCACTACTGATATAAACTTATATGTACAATAAGCAGAATAATTgccacaaaaagaaaaacagtggATTTAAGGTTAGAAAGCATGAAGCTCACGGCGTCAGAATGCCAGTCTGTCAGTCAAGTCCGAAGCAAGACGCAACCCATAGCAATGCTTTATGTCAAGGACGTCTCAGACAGTCTGACGgcagataaaaatacagtaaataaattactttCGAGTGATTCGTTATGGCTGACAAACGCACTTGAAGGCGCATCCCGCCACCTACTGCACGACACTTGCATGACAGCTGACGTAAAATAAAGGATCAGGCTTAGGATAGCCGATACCGATCAGTTAAAATAAATGCCTAATTGGCCCCGATACTGATCTTTGAGATCAGCTCGGGACATCCCtagttcttgctgaataaaagtattcatttctttaaaaaaaacaaaaacaacaaaaaaaaaacactcaccctTTACGGTGATTTTACCATGTTTAAATGTATTGTCAAGTGAAGTAGAGAGCAAAAAAAACCCTTAACTGTAGTGAAATCACTAACACAAAACCTTAGAGTTTATTACTTATAAAACAGCAGAAACAATTTTATTCTAAAAGACACCAAtgttcagtaaatgtgtttattaaatgattaaaatgtctGTTCATCTGCTTCAGAGTTGAACagctcttaaaatgtaatatatatatatatatcattttttgtttacctgcatgagCCACTACTGGATCCTCCGCCCTTCGTTCTAGTGATGGCACACGGAGGATGTATGCAAAGACAGCTCCGCCATTGGTTCCTGCCCACAATGAGGGCGTACTGTGAGAACCTGAGGAAGAGAGAGGCAGATGAAGGTCTTCTGCTAGTCATACACACACCATCTGAGAGAATACGTTGGGAAGAAGACTGATGCTAACCCTAAATTTAATATTCAACGATTAGAAACAGCGTGGTACTCACTATCACTGACAAACGTATCTGCAAAGTAGAGTGTTCTGACGAGGCCTGTGAAGGAATCGTCAGAAGAACGGGCTTCGATCTTTCTCTGTACAGGAGCCAACTCCATCTCCTGCAGAGCTTCGGCCTCCAGCCTGGCATTGATCTCCTGCAGCTGCAGAAACATTCCTAATattcactatcaagccagaaccTCCGTTTCAACAACTCCAAAGTATGTAACGCTAATCGCTACTTAAAATAACTGCATGCATGATGCCTAGTCACATGTTCATTTGACTGCTGAACAACTAAAGCACTAGAGAAAAAGAGAGCCAATATGCACCTTGGCTGCATTGTTAGTGTGGTGTTTTCGCATGGAGACCCGGCTGCGGCGAATCCTGCGGAAGGACTGTCGCAGGGACTTTTTGATGGACTTGACGCGTGACAGCGGCCCCTCCAAGGCCAGCTGATCACTGGGGTTTAGGGTGCACCTGCAAACAGACAGCAAATAACTATTAGCATTCTATgcaagagggggaaaaaaaccccACAACTGATAGAATTTATGATTGTAATGACATTAAATGGTCTTTATCTTAACAGTTTAATCTAAAGTCTTGTGCTCATAAATAAAAGGCTTGAAATTACTTTAACTGACAATTATAAATTGTAGCTACATACgttttttaaaaagctaaagCTAACAAGTGTAACTTTTGCCATATATCAAGTCAAAAGGGAGGCAATTTTGAAAACCTAAAAAATATAtgacagtaagattttttttttttttttttaaacaaagaattCATACTTTCACTCAGCAAGGACAgactaaattgatcaaaagtaacagtaaagacatttataattttacaaaagagttctatttcaaataaacgctgctcttttgaactttcttttcataaaagaatactgaaaaaaaaaatgatcacggttttcaaaattaatattagAATCATGTCTGAAGGAttacgtgacactgaagactggagtaatggctgctgaaaattcagcttcaccatcacaggaatgaactacatttaaaaaaaaatattaaaataaaatatatataaaaaaaaacaaaaaaaacagttattttaaattgtaatatttcacaaaattactgtttttaaggtattttaataaaaataaatgcagctttggtgagtaCATTCGACTTGTattgcacaaaaaataaatgtaaataaaaacaatatggtTTATAGGTtgtgttaatattttaacatgtttaatataaaagaaaatattaaatattttttcagacTATCATATGATTAGTGAATCAGACTAGGAGCTGCTTTTCCACTGACGCATTTATCATGTTAAAAGTACACCATGGTGACAAACACTATAGCTATAATAAAGACTTCCCCTTTTTGAAGGGAAAATTTCTTGAGACAATTGTGGTGATCACATCAGAACACATATTCTCACACATCCTCAATCTGAACCAGCTCAATTGTGCTCTATATTTCAGATTAATTTTAAGGATATTCCTTACTGTTCATTTGTATCCCCTGACAGTCATGTGTTTTAACAGTGACAGATCAACATTTTGTACTAATAAACCTGGAatgctatttaaaatgtttttcttctcaCTTGACCATGACGCTATTCCTCTGATGGTAGTCATATAGACCAAAGCCATGGCTGGTACCGAAGGCCACCAGTTTCCACTCTGAGTGCAGAGCGATTGCCGTGACCACAGCGGGCGGCTGGCACTGCACCAGTGCGAAGGGCTGGAAGCCTGGAGGGAACAGCACCGGATCCTCCCGCACATCTAGACGAGCCTGGCCCTTCCAGCGGAAGCCTTCCTGACCCTGCAGCAGGTCCACCACTGTAGCCTCAACCATCTGCTCGGCAGCCTCATCGTTCAGCTCCAAAACCAAAATCTGAGTGGGAGGAGGAagacaaagagagaaaatatttattcagaACATTTTGATAGGAGcagatgaaaataaaactgcaatATCTCACTACTGCAAACCAAACCTGTAAAACAgagtacacttttttttttttaatccttaaAGCACAATTCATATAGTAGTTCAGTGAAAGGGCAGAGCTATTGATCCTGAAGAGTGTTTTTTCACCGAGCTCATCTCATTTCCTAATGGCAGACATGATGTGTAGTGGACTGTTAATAAGCTGCTAAATCAGAGAGCTTTAGTCAAGTTCTCTCTCATGATTAATTATCAGCAGCGACTAAGAAGTATGAGAAATCAGATGACAACTGCGTGAACTGGAGGTCAAAGTTTAaggtcagtgttttttttttaaaagaaattactaGTTTTACTAGggaaagatgcattaaattgatcaaaagtgacagtaaagccatttattatgttacaaaagatttccattttaaatcaatgctgttcttttgaacttaaaTGAAATAATCTTTATGGAAACATGGTTTCCTCtcataatattaagcagcactactattttcaacattgataataataagaaatgttttttaagcaccaaatcagcatatcataaGATTCGGAAAAATTTTtctcaatattaatgtttttactgtatttttcatcaaataaatgcagcttaaACTCCCACATGTGAACTCACTTGTCCTGCAGTTCCGGCCACTGTCAGATATCCGCTGTATTTACACAGATGGATCTTCTGAATACCAAGCCGAGGGTCGTCACTATATGGGTCAAAGCAACCCACCtgatatattgaaaaataataaatacactgAATCAAATGTTTGATGAAATCAGTAAACAGCTGTGCTAATAATAAGATGTTGAGTGTGAGTGAAAATACTTTTAGGCAAGACAGACCTTGCGGAACGGAGGCCACTCTCCCTCACTGCCCTGGTTCATGTTGTCATTTGGGTCGGCATCTGTGTGGAAGACTCCCGACGTGCTGAGCTTGTACATGGGGTAAAGACAGACCCCTGAGGCGTCCCAGAAACGCACCGTGCCATCTTCGTGCCTTTTAAGAGGAAAAGGGatacaaaataattaacatgaaaggtaagattcattttaataatcagtTCCTCATTGCCTACAGGTGAAACTATTATAGCATTTTTCCTTGTTATTCACATGGTTGCCATGAGAAGGGAAAAACCCAAATGTAttgagcaaacattttaaacaggGACCAAGTACCAACAGGACTTTCAAGTACCACATGAGAGTAACaattagctttaaaaaaaacaaaaccgaATTACTGTACTAATACTCAATTTTAGGAACTGTAAAATAATCTATGATGCAAAGAACAAGAATCTGATATTTCCTGATTTTATTATCTGATGAAAGTTATGCACGCGAAATGAAACAGACACATACAGGCAAAAAGAAAAGCTCTATTAATCTATTATTGTGCATCTACTAAcaaaatctcattttattttataagatttaagattatttatttattttaagaaatttatacttttatttagcaaggatgcattaaattaataaagttgttaaaaatattccaatttcaaataaatgctgttcttttgaatgttatattcatcaaagaatcctgggggaaaaaaacagtttacacaaaaatattaaacagcacaaccattttcaacattgataataaaatagtacataataataataataataataataataataataataataataatacatgacCCCCAAATAAGTTTATTAGAATGATATTTGAAGGATCATTCCAAAAAGTTCTTCATTTTCACATGTTTATAATTATAAACAGAACAGTTCTGCATATTTTACAGGTTGAAACTTTACAGGGAAACCAGTAAATTCAAGACTGTAAGATCACACCAAGACCGACAGCATTAGATCACACACGTCTACTCACCCCGTGAGGAGAAGGTCTCTCTGGGGAGGGTCTGGGGCAAGATTCTGACCTCCATTTATAGGCCAAGGCTACAAAAAGACAGATTTGAAATCAAGAACTGAATAGTTGTCCAAGGTTCTGCTAAACAGAAACCATCACAACCACACTTGGCGCATTTGTGGGCGCGTTCTGAAGCCAACAGCAGCTAACATTTACCCCAGAAAAGTTCAGTTCAAAGCACTTCATTTGAGCATTCTCTTCCTGGTGAGTGGTTTAATTCAGTAACATGCGATCTgagcttaatatttctgtatttgtgCATGCATATTCTTGCGTACTTTCTTGGAGTAGTGTGTGCTTTGCTGGGCTCCTGCAGCTTGCACTCTTTCCCACAGTTTGAGTGGGATGGAGGAGACGTGGTGCGAGCAGGTGATGGCTGAACAGTGTAATGGCACCAAGTAAGGCGTCTGGATGACGGGCCACCCCTCAGTCTGCAGATCCACCACCACAAGCTCCTCCTCCACCAAAACCACAAGAGCACTTGGCTCACCTGCAACACATTTAGACCATAAGAGGAAGTGCACTGACTGCAGCTCAGCTAATATGATTGTTTAAGTAGATGTAGAAGAAAGCATGTAAAGGTGtgtttgacatatttaaaagaagaaaagaccAATGAGTCTCTCAGCATCAATCACTACCTCTGCGGTTCTCTCCCTCGCGAATAACGAAGAAGTCGATAATACGGGAGGTGAAGTCAAGTGCCTCGTGGGTTTTGCTGTGGATGACGGAGATGCAGTGTCTGTCCCCGTAACTGGCCCTTGGCATCCCTCCGCTAAAGATGAGGAATGGGGGACTGGGAAAAGAGGACAGAAGACACATTATTTTGGATAAGAATGTGTTTACTAGATGACAAATTCCCCTTGGATCTTCCAAAACTTTCCaaatattttgataaaaaagGAGAACAATAAAGCAACATGAAAGGACAGTATGATAAAATGGGCTAGAGATTAGtgttaaaagaaaaatcagATGGAGGATCTTAATGTAGAGTGGAACATATTAACGTCTATGGaaggtttaaatattaaaccAGAAGTTGTGAGTCATGGTGAAGCACTCTGGGTTAATGACACCACAAGCAAACACACCTGTCTCAGTTTCAGTTAGTGAACACTCACTGTACTGTCTAATAAACAATATACAAGACTCACCCTTGTTTTGATGGCAGCTGTATAATTTTGGATATGGCCTTGCAGGGGAAGGCACCTGTGCAGAGATATAGTTCATTTAAGGACGTAAGGACAGATAGCTCAATATGCATACATTTTACCAGTCAAAGACACATGgctttgttccaaaacctagtgatcTGCCTATTATGACAGCATTTTAGGCATCATATTAGGCACCAAAAAGTAGGCAACAACATTATGCCACCTTAAAAGATGCCTTGTTTTGGCCAAATTCTAAGGTAGCATCGCATGATGCAGTCCCAACATGCATTACGACAAGATCtttggaaaaagaaaatcatcacAGATAGCAGATGAATTttgattacaaaaataaagctaaTTCAATATCATTGTAttcttttatgatttatattcttcaaagaatcctgtatCACAAGTTTcctaaaaaagtatcacagtttccacaaaagtactaacctgatttcaacattgaaaataataagaaatgttttttgagctccaaatcaacatattagagtgatttctaaaggatcatgtgacactgaagactggagtaatggctctAAAAATGAAGCTTTaccatcactggaataaatataactaaaatatatcaaaataaacagttctaaattataataattagtgctgtcaaatcgattaatcgcatctaacataaaagattgtgtttatataatatatgtgtctATACATATACCCACACATATACtatataaacaaactttttttgttagatgcaattaaattgcgattaatcgatttgacagccctagaatattactgtttttactgcattttgatcaaataaatgcagcttttaaAAATCATACCGACCCCAAATCGTTGAAATGTAGCGAATGTACATATGGACTGTATTCACactacaaaaatgtatatttatagaACATACTTTCTTAACGgtcaagagttttttttattaaatgtagtACATATGCAGAAAACACAATTTCAGACAGGGTAGGTTTTCGAACAGAAGTACATTGTCCATGTTTAAATTGTAACTAAAAACAAGTCATTTCTGTAATGCAGTCTTACCATACGGCACCTCCTGTTTCTCGGGCTCCGTTTGCGGATCCTCACCAGTGACTGTCCACTGGCAGTAGCTCCCATCACTATGAGAACTGAGAATGTTCACACCATCCTCCATCCAGCAAACACTCTCTAGTTGCTGCAGagaacacaaaatgaaaaaattacaaGCCACTTcttaaaacattcttagaaTGATTGATAAAAGTTTTGAGTTTCAGAGTTTAAACGACAACATTTCAGTATTTGTTACCTGTGTGCTGAGAAAGTGTTGGATGGGACGCTGCCGATCCAGATCCCACAGAACCATCAGGCCTCGGCCGTAGCCAATCAGCACCTGCCGCGGGTTGAGCGGGTTCTCATGCAGCGCTTCCACACACTCCAGATTCCTGCGGCCAGCATAATCCTCTGGAACTCTGGGAAAAGTAGAGATGAACAGATCAGCGATCACAAAGAGTAACTGTAACAGTCGTCTCAGGCATGCGAAAGTGTTGCATAATACCATTCCAGAGAAACTATTTGAAGAATGTATGCAGCATGTGTATATAGGCAAAATTAATTGAGAGATTACAGAACTGCAGGTCACAGGGTCACAGAACAAAGAAAGGTATATTATATATGCTAATTTTAGTTCTTGCCTTTAAATACAGTGTTTATACTTAAAGTGaccaaacatttatttaacactaTTTTGCAAAAGATAAAagactgaaatattaaatattattatgattattatttcatCATACACCTTTAGGATATATATGCACTTTAGTATTCACAAACCCACAATTTAAAGCCACCATGTGTGTTATTTATAAAGAATAGTACatattactgaaaaaaaaaaatg from Ctenopharyngodon idella isolate HZGC_01 chromosome 12, HZGC01, whole genome shotgun sequence carries:
- the llgl2 gene encoding LLGL scribble cell polarity complex component 2 isoform X1 — protein: MKRFRRHGHESQRDKHKQDLYQFNKTVEHGFPHQPSALGFSPSLELLAIGTRSGAIKLYGAPGVEFMGLHDENAAVTQVHFLPNQVEFVTLLDDNSLHMWTLRAHSGMSELLEIGRFTLSGPPGAPPSVTRVTAVLAHSSGELLLLGTEGGHVFVVEVPGFRELEENNISVDDVQNRVPEDYAGRRNLECVEALHENPLNPRQVLIGYGRGLMVLWDLDRQRPIQHFLSTQQLESVCWMEDGVNILSSHSDGSYCQWTVTGEDPQTEPEKQEVPYGAFPCKAISKIIQLPSKQGPPFLIFSGGMPRASYGDRHCISVIHSKTHEALDFTSRIIDFFVIREGENRRGEPSALVVLVEEELVVVDLQTEGWPVIQTPYLVPLHCSAITCSHHVSSIPLKLWERVQAAGAQQSTHYSKKPWPINGGQNLAPDPPQRDLLLTGHEDGTVRFWDASGVCLYPMYKLSTSGVFHTDADPNDNMNQGSEGEWPPFRKVGCFDPYSDDPRLGIQKIHLCKYSGYLTVAGTAGQILVLELNDEAAEQMVEATVVDLLQGQEGFRWKGQARLDVREDPVLFPPGFQPFALVQCQPPAVVTAIALHSEWKLVAFGTSHGFGLYDYHQRNSVMVKCTLNPSDQLALEGPLSRVKSIKKSLRQSFRRIRRSRVSMRKHHTNNAAKLQEINARLEAEALQEMELAPVQRKIEARSSDDSFTGLVRTLYFADTFVSDSSHSTPSLWAGTNGGAVFAYILRVPSLERRAEDPVVAHAAKEIQLMHRAPVVGLVVLDGKGSPLPEPLEVAHDLARSPEMHGSHHLLVVSEEQFKLFTLPKVSSKSKLKLTAVDGSRVRRVGVAWFGSRTDEQLESSLVVLTNQGELHVISLPSIKMLVHYPCIRREDVSGIASCVFTKYGQGFYLISPSEFERFSLSTRWVVEPRCLVEAPLQMRPKTPSSLVHRDQPDRVPTEHRNFKRESDGYENSAKQVMEHALLNDESVLQEIQKSLEGDQTTFLENSLKTKPKAGKMLSNGD
- the llgl2 gene encoding LLGL scribble cell polarity complex component 2 isoform X2: MKRFRRHGHESQRDKHKQDLYQFNKTVEHGFPHQPSALGFSPSLELLAIGTRSGAIKLYGAPGVEFMGLHDENAAVTQVHFLPNQVEFVTLLDDNSLHMWTLRAHSGMSELLEIGRFTLSGPPGAPPSVTRVTAVLAHSSGELLLLGTEGGHVFVVEVPGFRELEENNISVDDVQNRVPEDYAGRRNLECVEALHENPLNPRQVLIGYGRGLMVLWDLDRQRPIQHFLSTQQLESVCWMEDGVNILSSHSDGSYCQWTVTGEDPQTEPEKQEVPYGAFPCKAISKIIQLPSKQGPPFLIFSGGMPRASYGDRHCISVIHSKTHEALDFTSRIIDFFVIREGENRRGEPSALVVLVEEELVVVDLQTEGWPVIQTPYLVPLHCSAITCSHHVSSIPLKLWERVQAAGAQQSTHYSKKPWPINGGQNLAPDPPQRDLLLTGHEDGTVRFWDASGVCLYPMYKLSTSGVFHTDADPNDNMNQGSEGEWPPFRKVGCFDPYSDDPRLGIQKIHLCKYSGYLTVAGTAGQILVLELNDEAAEQMVEATVVDLLQGQEGFRWKGQARLDVREDPVLFPPGFQPFALVQCQPPAVVTAIALHSEWKLVAFGTSHGFGLYDYHQRNSVMVKCTLNPSDQLALEGPLSRVKSIKKSLRQSFRRIRRSRVSMRKHHTNNAAKLQEINARLEAEALQEMELAPVQRKIEARSSDDSFTGLVRTLYFADTFVSDSSHSTPSLWAGTNGGAVFAYILRVPSLERRAEDPVVAHAAKEIQLMHRAPVVGLVVLDGKGSPLPEPLEVAHDLARSPEMHGSHHLLVVSEEQFKLFTLPKVSSKSKLKLTAVDGSRVRRVGVAWFGSRTDEQLESSLVVLTNQGELHVISLPSIKMLVHYPCIRREDVSGIASCVFTKYGQGFYLISPSEFERFSLSTRWVVEPRCLVEAPLQMRPKTPSSLVHRDQPDRVPTEHRNFKRESDGYGVLQEIQKSLEGDQTTFLENSLKTKPKAGKMLSNGD